From Synechococcus sp. UW69, the proteins below share one genomic window:
- the bcp gene encoding thioredoxin-dependent thiol peroxidase, whose amino-acid sequence MSLQIGDAAPDFSLPDQNGEPVSLSSLRGKKVVLYFYPKDDTPGCTKEACNFRDRWDQLKANNITVLGISKDGATSHSKFINKYELPFTLLTDVEPCAVASLYESYGLKKFMGREYMGMMRHTYLIDEAGKIERIYLKVKAATMADTLISDLEVS is encoded by the coding sequence GTGAGCCTGCAAATCGGCGACGCCGCCCCCGACTTCAGCCTTCCCGATCAGAACGGTGAACCCGTCAGCCTTTCTTCACTGCGCGGGAAGAAGGTTGTTTTGTACTTCTATCCGAAAGATGACACCCCTGGGTGCACCAAGGAAGCCTGCAACTTCCGCGATCGCTGGGATCAACTGAAGGCCAACAACATCACCGTTCTGGGCATCAGCAAGGACGGAGCCACATCCCACAGCAAATTCATCAACAAATACGAGCTCCCCTTCACGCTGCTGACCGATGTGGAGCCCTGTGCGGTAGCCAGCCTCTATGAGAGCTACGGACTGAAAAAATTCATGGGGCGCGAATACATGGGAATGATGCGTCACACCTATTTGATTGATGAAGCCGGAAAAATCGAACGGATTTATCTCAAGGTCAAAGCGGCCACCATGGCCGACACATTGATCAGCGATCTCGAAGTGAGCTGA
- a CDS encoding phosphoadenylyl-sulfate reductase translates to MTEAPDAMVPMAVQNDLRDGRKLLETMEPQERLAWGLDQFGDRFALTTSFGIQSAVLLHMLSTLPGGDAVPVIWIDTGYLPPETYSYAHQLTDQLKIRLVVRQSEMSPARMEALHGQLWESGRVEDLETYHRIRKVEPLEQALNDLHTRCWASGVRRGQTDHRRSMTALDPIRERWSLRPLLEWTQRDVYYYMQSNNLPQHPLFEQGYSTVGDWHSSGPDVGDLSGRDTRFGGLKQECGIHLPQDAVEGLMGEGI, encoded by the coding sequence ATGACGGAGGCCCCCGACGCAATGGTGCCCATGGCGGTGCAAAACGACTTGCGCGATGGGCGCAAGCTGCTTGAGACCATGGAGCCGCAGGAGCGTCTGGCCTGGGGGCTGGATCAATTCGGCGACCGATTTGCTCTGACGACCAGTTTTGGCATTCAGTCGGCTGTGCTCTTGCACATGCTGAGCACACTTCCCGGAGGTGACGCTGTTCCGGTGATCTGGATTGATACCGGTTATTTGCCACCGGAGACTTACTCCTACGCCCACCAACTCACCGATCAGCTCAAGATCCGTCTGGTGGTTCGTCAGAGCGAGATGTCCCCGGCTCGAATGGAGGCCCTGCATGGTCAGCTCTGGGAGTCTGGCCGTGTCGAAGACCTGGAGACCTATCACCGGATCCGCAAGGTTGAACCTCTGGAGCAAGCGCTTAATGACCTCCATACGCGCTGCTGGGCCAGCGGCGTGCGGCGTGGTCAGACCGATCACCGTCGCTCGATGACGGCCTTGGACCCGATTCGGGAGCGCTGGTCATTGAGACCACTTCTCGAGTGGACCCAGCGTGATGTGTATTACTACATGCAATCAAACAATCTCCCTCAGCATCCATTGTTCGAGCAGGGCTATTCCACAGTGGGGGACTGGCATTCCAGTGGCCCTGATGTGGGAGACCTGAGTGGCCGCGACACCCGCTTTGGGGGGCTAAAGCAAGAGTGTGGAATCCATCTGCCCCAGGACGCTGTTGAAGGGTTGATGGGTGAAGGCATCTGA
- a CDS encoding TrkA family potassium uptake protein, producing the protein MKEWWQWSPIQGSDRLGFAIIGVGRFGIAVCRELLQNGADVLAVDRSERAVDELRQVEPSVEARVVDCTDEEALREAGVLEMGTVVVAISEPIEASITATLIAKDSEGSRVRQVIARATSDLHEKMLKRVGADRVIFPSRMQGERLGLELVRPNLMERLALDEQHCIEEIKVPEPFVGRSLRDLNLRKNFRVNVLAAGPQSSLMVNPPASHVLEEGHLLVVMGLVDDLQRLPKI; encoded by the coding sequence ATGAAGGAGTGGTGGCAGTGGAGCCCGATCCAGGGCAGCGATCGCCTCGGCTTCGCGATCATCGGCGTCGGCCGTTTCGGCATCGCCGTTTGCCGCGAACTGCTCCAGAACGGAGCCGACGTTCTGGCCGTGGACCGCTCGGAACGGGCGGTCGATGAACTGCGTCAGGTGGAGCCCAGCGTGGAAGCCCGCGTTGTCGACTGCACCGACGAAGAAGCTCTGCGGGAAGCTGGCGTGCTTGAGATGGGCACTGTGGTGGTGGCGATCAGTGAACCGATCGAAGCCAGCATCACCGCGACGTTGATCGCCAAAGACAGTGAGGGAAGCCGGGTGCGCCAGGTGATCGCCAGGGCGACGAGCGACCTCCACGAAAAAATGCTGAAACGGGTTGGGGCAGACCGGGTGATCTTCCCCTCGCGGATGCAGGGAGAACGCCTGGGTCTTGAACTGGTTCGCCCCAACTTGATGGAGCGCTTGGCCCTGGATGAACAGCACTGCATCGAGGAGATCAAGGTTCCAGAACCGTTTGTGGGGCGGTCGCTCCGAGATCTGAATCTGCGCAAGAACTTCCGGGTCAATGTGCTGGCGGCCGGGCCGCAAAGCAGCTTGATGGTGAACCCACCGGCATCCCATGTGCTCGAGGAGGGTCACCTTCTGGTGGTCATGGGGCTGGTGGACGACCTGCAACGCCTGCCAAAAATCTGA
- the hflX gene encoding GTPase HflX, with protein sequence MKQSHLGGRCRGLRPSQQRQLERLSHRRHPEGCGADLLSLERLADLVLDLEMPLHLVLDGRGLCRLLWMGPLTGSDSPLQHLPATPRRSSGGWRLISCPFARKGLHQDPRDAVVALDIAPRHWLRFAPCPAADGGRPAELLIPDPLQPDGWREFEQGDLRDLCSLTPDEPQASTIQAATGEERVLLLTLTSGDGQRDQRDLAELEGLVRSAGAQPVALTSQRRGQANPQTVWGSGKLQEAALEIRRCQASLVITDRELTPVQARNLERLLSCPVSDRSELILDIFAQRAGSAAGRLQVELAQLRYRLPRLLGRGSSLSRQGGGIGTRGPGETQLEKDRRAISRRIERLLRDQRQLQSHRSRLRDQRRGLPRVALVGYTNAGKSSLLNALCGKRASDRVLAENKLFATLDPTTRKLDLPCPGARPQRLLLTDTVGFIRDLPAPLVEAFRATLEEALDADVLLLVLDLADPDWQGHLDTVHRLLDDLGSTALRRVIANQIDRCEATAIEAIHQREPDALFLSAVRGDGLQGLQQWMREQFFDPRAESPQLTTGDSPPWQS encoded by the coding sequence TTGAAGCAATCCCACCTGGGAGGGCGCTGCCGCGGTCTGCGCCCCAGCCAGCAACGTCAGCTGGAGCGCCTGAGTCATCGTCGTCATCCGGAAGGCTGCGGGGCCGATCTGCTGAGCCTCGAACGACTGGCGGATCTGGTTCTGGATCTCGAGATGCCCCTGCATCTGGTGCTCGACGGCCGTGGGCTCTGCCGCCTGCTCTGGATGGGCCCGCTCACCGGCAGCGATTCACCGCTGCAGCACCTGCCAGCAACACCGCGGCGGAGCAGCGGAGGATGGCGGCTGATCAGCTGCCCCTTCGCCCGCAAAGGGCTGCACCAGGATCCCCGCGACGCTGTTGTCGCTCTCGACATCGCCCCGAGGCACTGGCTGCGCTTTGCACCGTGCCCCGCGGCCGATGGCGGCCGCCCGGCAGAACTATTAATCCCTGATCCACTGCAGCCCGATGGGTGGAGAGAGTTCGAACAGGGCGACCTGCGGGACCTTTGCTCCCTCACACCAGACGAACCCCAAGCCTCAACCATCCAAGCCGCCACTGGAGAGGAGCGGGTGCTCCTGCTCACGCTCACCAGCGGGGATGGGCAGCGCGACCAGCGTGATTTAGCTGAACTGGAGGGGCTGGTGCGCAGTGCCGGAGCCCAGCCCGTGGCTCTGACCAGCCAGCGTCGGGGCCAAGCCAATCCCCAGACGGTCTGGGGTTCCGGAAAACTTCAGGAAGCCGCCCTCGAGATCCGTCGTTGCCAGGCCTCACTGGTGATCACAGACCGGGAGCTGACCCCAGTGCAGGCCCGCAATCTGGAACGACTGCTGAGCTGCCCGGTCTCTGACCGCAGTGAACTGATCCTCGACATCTTTGCTCAGCGGGCCGGCAGTGCTGCAGGGCGCCTCCAGGTGGAACTAGCCCAACTGCGATACCGGCTGCCACGCCTGTTGGGACGGGGCAGCAGCCTGTCGCGTCAGGGCGGCGGCATCGGCACGCGCGGCCCAGGGGAAACACAACTGGAGAAAGACCGTCGGGCCATCAGCCGACGCATCGAACGGCTGCTGCGGGATCAGCGCCAGCTCCAATCCCACCGCAGCCGACTGCGGGATCAGCGGCGTGGTCTGCCGCGGGTGGCCCTGGTCGGTTACACCAACGCCGGTAAATCCAGCCTGCTCAATGCCTTGTGTGGCAAACGGGCGAGCGATCGCGTGCTGGCGGAGAACAAGTTGTTCGCCACGCTCGACCCCACCACGCGAAAACTCGACCTCCCCTGCCCTGGGGCGCGCCCCCAACGGCTGCTGCTCACCGACACAGTTGGCTTCATTCGCGATCTCCCAGCCCCACTGGTGGAAGCCTTCCGCGCAACGCTGGAGGAGGCACTGGACGCGGATGTGCTGCTGCTGGTGCTGGACCTGGCTGACCCCGACTGGCAAGGCCACCTGGACACCGTGCATCGCTTGCTCGATGACCTCGGCAGCACCGCCCTGCGCAGGGTGATCGCCAATCAGATCGACCGTTGCGAGGCAACCGCAATCGAAGCAATCCATCAGCGGGAGCCCGATGCACTGTTCCTCTCTGCCGTGCGGGGGGATGGGCTGCAAGGCCTGCAGCAGTGGATGCGCGAGCAATTTTTTGATCCCAGGGCAGAATCCCCGCAATTGACGACCGGCGACTCGCCGCCATGGCAGAGCTGA
- a CDS encoding NAD(P)/FAD-dependent oxidoreductase: protein MRSPSSTSDAVVIVGGGFGGLFTALALQRRQPGCPIVLIEPRDRFLFQPLLYELLSDELQTWEVAPRYDQLLNNSICWIQNTVVRIDQTSQTIELDSGDRLGWAQLVLATGSKANDFGIPGVQEHSSGFRDLSDVGRLKQWLNTQLKQRDGDAGLIIVGAGPTGVELACKLADLIEGAASIRLVEMGDEILPSSTAFNREKAQAALERKGVVVQLNTSVSEVHASSAVLADGVVLRHAGLIWTAGSSPSIPAIAPPPVLERGRLAVNADLRLVGSANTFALGDLSARPDSPWPASAQVAMQQGDATAAAIASLRMGEEPQPFQFEDRGEMLSLGVGDATLTGMGFTLAGPLAFQLRRATYLTRLPGLSLGLRSAGAWLLSR, encoded by the coding sequence ATGCGTTCACCCTCGTCCACGTCGGATGCCGTGGTGATCGTTGGTGGTGGATTCGGAGGACTTTTCACAGCTCTTGCACTTCAGCGTCGGCAGCCCGGCTGCCCCATCGTTCTGATCGAACCGCGGGATCGGTTTCTGTTTCAACCGCTGCTGTACGAACTACTCAGCGATGAACTTCAAACCTGGGAGGTGGCCCCCCGTTATGACCAGCTGCTGAATAACAGCATCTGCTGGATCCAAAACACCGTTGTTCGCATCGATCAAACCAGCCAAACCATCGAACTCGATTCGGGAGACCGATTGGGCTGGGCCCAACTGGTGCTGGCGACAGGCTCGAAAGCCAATGATTTCGGCATCCCCGGCGTGCAGGAGCACAGCTCTGGTTTCCGTGATCTCAGCGATGTAGGCCGGCTGAAGCAATGGCTCAACACTCAGCTCAAGCAGCGTGATGGAGACGCAGGGCTGATCATCGTTGGAGCTGGACCCACCGGAGTGGAACTGGCGTGCAAGCTCGCGGATCTGATCGAAGGGGCCGCCAGCATTCGCTTGGTGGAAATGGGCGATGAAATCCTGCCCAGCAGCACGGCGTTCAATCGGGAGAAAGCCCAGGCAGCGCTGGAACGCAAAGGGGTCGTGGTGCAGCTGAACACGAGCGTGAGCGAAGTGCATGCCAGCAGTGCCGTTCTGGCGGATGGCGTGGTTCTACGTCATGCGGGATTGATCTGGACTGCAGGGAGTAGCCCCTCCATCCCAGCCATCGCGCCTCCACCAGTGCTGGAGAGAGGACGTCTGGCCGTCAACGCTGACCTGCGCCTGGTGGGAAGCGCCAACACGTTTGCCCTGGGGGATCTCTCAGCACGGCCTGACAGTCCATGGCCCGCCAGTGCACAAGTGGCCATGCAGCAGGGGGATGCCACTGCCGCAGCCATCGCAAGCCTGCGGATGGGGGAGGAACCGCAACCTTTCCAGTTTGAGGATCGTGGCGAAATGCTCAGCCTCGGGGTCGGCGACGCCACACTGACTGGCATGGGATTCACCCTCGCCGGCCCCCTGGCATTTCAGTTGCGACGGGCCACGTACCTGACCCGTCTTCCGGGATTGTCCCTGGGACTGCGCTCCGCCGGCGCCTGGTTGCTGAGCCGTTGA
- a CDS encoding thymidylate synthase: protein MVSRTRVDQIGRSLAALGLLAMGVSALVAPRHGLSLDQAAPRLYEANLSRQLLQREITLHQRSEAETLLMDFTRAQMTRHYWGEFAGSLQDLGLSARPQLVATVDRDAVRTRLWIQPHHGTEAYLAEVERWGGRLRMRHCRGDRDGVRLVHEDRCPDGWQRIHLN from the coding sequence ATGGTGTCGCGGACTCGGGTGGACCAAATCGGACGTTCCCTAGCTGCTTTAGGTCTGTTGGCCATGGGAGTCAGTGCGCTCGTCGCACCGCGTCATGGTCTCTCTTTGGATCAAGCCGCTCCACGGCTGTATGAGGCGAATTTGAGCCGGCAGCTGTTGCAGCGCGAAATCACCTTGCATCAACGCAGTGAAGCCGAAACGCTGCTGATGGATTTCACGCGTGCGCAGATGACGCGCCATTACTGGGGTGAATTCGCAGGCTCCCTGCAGGATCTCGGCCTGTCTGCCAGACCGCAGCTTGTGGCAACGGTCGATCGCGATGCCGTTCGGACCCGGCTGTGGATTCAGCCTCATCACGGCACGGAGGCTTACCTCGCCGAAGTTGAGCGCTGGGGCGGTCGCCTTCGGATGCGTCACTGCCGCGGCGACAGGGATGGCGTGCGTCTGGTGCATGAAGACCGCTGCCCGGACGGATGGCAAAGGATTCACTTGAATTGA
- a CDS encoding TrkH family potassium uptake protein, whose product MPIGRAIERSQGWHRRLTVPQFTVVTGLLVVLIGTLLLSTPLCSSSSVGLWEALFTATSAITVTGLSIIDIGTDLTTFGQAVLALMILAGGLGLMAITTFLQGFVVQGTALRRRLDRGQALDEFGVGGVGRTFRGIALTATLVILMGAVILYHFGFDDIPNNSERLWAAVFHSISAYNNAGFGLWSDSLERYRSNGVVNAVVMLLIVTGGLGWRVTSDMSTQLLRRRRGRRRLSLHSRLVLRTTMLLIAFGAGGLALTEWLNQGEIFTGMPLPERWLTALFESVTARTAGFTTVPLSLENVTESSLLLLMVLMFIGASPGGTGGGIKTTTVAALMAATRSTLRGREAVVIRNRTISDKVVLRAVGITVGSLLFVMTMALLISIASNLNGKDSFTFMEMLFTCVSAFATVGLDLGVTVELPRFGQAVLMVGMFVGRLGILLLLSAIWEAMTQEQIQMNRQNRIGYPSEDLYV is encoded by the coding sequence GTGCCGATCGGAAGAGCCATCGAACGCAGCCAGGGCTGGCATCGTCGGCTCACGGTTCCCCAGTTCACCGTGGTGACCGGTTTGCTGGTGGTGTTGATCGGCACGCTGCTGCTGTCTACGCCGCTGTGCTCCTCGAGCAGCGTGGGGCTTTGGGAAGCTCTGTTCACAGCCACGTCCGCCATCACCGTGACGGGGCTCTCGATCATCGACATCGGCACGGACCTAACGACCTTCGGCCAGGCGGTACTGGCCTTGATGATTCTGGCCGGGGGCCTTGGCCTGATGGCCATCACCACATTTCTGCAGGGATTTGTGGTGCAGGGAACAGCATTGCGTCGTCGCCTGGACCGGGGCCAGGCCCTCGACGAATTCGGCGTAGGAGGCGTGGGACGCACCTTTCGTGGCATTGCCCTGACGGCGACGCTGGTGATCCTGATGGGCGCGGTGATCCTGTACCACTTCGGCTTCGATGACATTCCCAACAACAGCGAACGTCTCTGGGCCGCCGTGTTCCACAGCATTTCGGCCTACAACAACGCCGGGTTTGGGCTCTGGTCCGACAGCCTCGAGCGCTACCGGAGCAATGGTGTGGTGAATGCCGTCGTGATGCTGCTGATCGTGACCGGTGGCCTGGGTTGGCGGGTGACCAGCGATATGAGCACACAGCTCCTGCGAAGACGGCGAGGACGACGTCGACTGAGCCTGCACTCCCGCCTTGTGCTCCGCACCACCATGCTGCTCATCGCCTTCGGGGCAGGCGGTTTAGCCCTTACGGAATGGTTGAACCAGGGCGAAATCTTCACGGGCATGCCCTTGCCTGAGCGTTGGCTGACGGCTCTATTTGAATCCGTCACGGCTCGCACGGCCGGCTTCACCACCGTTCCGCTCTCACTCGAGAACGTCACCGAATCCAGCCTGCTATTGCTGATGGTGCTGATGTTCATTGGGGCCAGTCCCGGCGGCACCGGTGGAGGAATCAAGACCACCACCGTGGCTGCCTTGATGGCGGCCACGCGATCCACCCTGCGAGGCCGTGAGGCCGTGGTGATCCGCAACCGAACCATCAGCGACAAGGTGGTGTTGCGGGCCGTGGGCATCACGGTGGGCTCACTGCTGTTCGTGATGACCATGGCTCTGCTGATCAGCATCGCCAGCAATTTGAACGGCAAGGATTCGTTCACGTTTATGGAAATGCTGTTCACCTGCGTCTCCGCCTTTGCCACGGTGGGGCTGGATCTCGGGGTCACAGTTGAACTTCCCCGTTTCGGCCAGGCTGTTCTGATGGTGGGAATGTTTGTAGGACGACTGGGAATCCTGCTTCTATTGAGTGCGATCTGGGAAGCGATGACCCAGGAACAAATTCAGATGAATCGCCAGAATCGAATCGGTTATCCCAGCGAGGATCTGTATGTCTGA
- a CDS encoding type III pantothenate kinase, with protein MKAFERSGGRALLIGNSRWHWAQRTEQGVRVDHGDPDPGRIGTDPPIWAAVGPVPEQLRAHQDLRIRLEDVPLPKAPPWLGVDRALGAWMAWRRSQEQQLDCSRGLLLVDAGTVLSFTKVGADGSFGGGQLLPGYRLQLRAMAEGTVGLPATLERPQEAFPQDIFPQETAAAMQRGVLQGLLAAIALAQQHSQGLLWICGGDAELIKTHWAHATELLQMETDLQLQALLDLAAGISSLRDR; from the coding sequence GTGAAGGCGTTTGAACGTAGTGGCGGCCGCGCTCTGCTGATTGGCAACAGTCGTTGGCATTGGGCCCAGCGGACTGAACAGGGAGTTCGTGTTGATCACGGTGATCCAGACCCTGGTCGAATCGGTACAGATCCTCCGATCTGGGCGGCGGTGGGGCCGGTGCCCGAGCAGCTCAGGGCTCACCAGGACCTGCGCATTCGTCTGGAGGATGTTCCATTGCCGAAGGCACCTCCTTGGTTGGGTGTGGATCGAGCGCTCGGGGCATGGATGGCCTGGCGACGTAGTCAGGAGCAACAGCTCGACTGTTCCAGGGGGCTGCTTTTGGTGGATGCAGGCACCGTGTTGAGCTTCACCAAGGTTGGTGCGGATGGCAGTTTTGGTGGAGGGCAGTTGCTACCGGGCTATCGCCTGCAGCTCAGGGCCATGGCGGAAGGAACTGTTGGCCTTCCAGCAACGCTGGAGCGTCCTCAAGAGGCCTTCCCCCAAGACATCTTTCCCCAAGAAACGGCGGCGGCCATGCAGCGGGGTGTGTTGCAAGGGTTGCTGGCCGCCATCGCACTTGCCCAGCAGCATTCGCAAGGGTTGCTTTGGATCTGCGGTGGTGACGCTGAGCTGATCAAGACGCACTGGGCCCATGCAACGGAATTGCTGCAGATGGAGACCGATCTTCAGCTGCAGGCTCTGTTGGATCTGGCCGCAGGCATCAGCTCACTTCGAGATCGCTGA
- a CDS encoding SLC13 family permease produces MAELSNALQNPQALITLAVLGLAVVLFITGVIAPELTGLLSLSLLIATGVLNPQEALAGFGSPALITLLGLFPVSAALFKSGALDRLRALIASERIRSSRRLIALMAFVIAPVSGVVPNTPVVASLLPVVEGWCQRRGISPSRVLLPLSFSTVLGGTLTLLGSSVNLLVSDISQQLGYGSLDLFSFTLISLPVWLAGAIYLVLAPRVLLPDRGASTDDLGGSPKTSSYCTEVRIPPESELVGSSLLNSRLQRRFDVDVLELQRGGERLLPPLADRRLEAGDHLLLRVTRLDLLRLQQDHTVQLTTQGQNAGFSQNTEEASGQKTVEVLLPAGSTLAGASLRELRFRQRHNATVLALRRGQETVQERLGQVILREGDVLLLQAPIDSIRGLQASNDLLVLDRLEDDLPTVRRKPVAVSIALAMLLLPSLTPIPLVAAVLLAMVSVVATGCLRLGELQRSIRLDVILLLGSLTSFSVAMQSTGLADALALVLQQGLAGWPSYSALMVIFIGTTLLTQVMSNAASVALLAPVAVQLAPSLQLSPTALLITVLFGASQSFLTPVGYQTNLMVFGPGRYRFLDVTRYGLGLTVIMTILVPALILWHYGGS; encoded by the coding sequence ATGGCAGAGCTGAGCAACGCTCTTCAGAACCCTCAGGCGTTGATCACGCTGGCCGTGCTGGGCCTGGCAGTGGTGTTGTTCATCACCGGGGTGATTGCACCGGAGCTCACAGGATTGCTGAGCCTGAGCTTGTTGATCGCGACTGGGGTGCTCAACCCACAGGAGGCCTTGGCGGGGTTCGGCAGTCCTGCACTGATCACCTTGTTGGGACTGTTTCCGGTCTCCGCAGCACTCTTCAAAAGCGGTGCGCTGGACCGACTACGGGCCCTGATCGCCTCAGAACGGATCCGTTCCTCGCGCCGTCTGATCGCCCTGATGGCCTTCGTCATCGCCCCGGTTTCGGGAGTGGTTCCCAATACTCCAGTGGTGGCATCCCTGCTTCCCGTGGTCGAGGGCTGGTGCCAGCGGCGCGGTATTTCCCCATCCCGGGTGCTGCTGCCGTTGTCGTTTTCCACGGTTCTGGGGGGCACCCTGACCCTGCTGGGCAGCTCTGTGAATCTGCTGGTGAGCGACATCAGCCAGCAACTGGGCTACGGCTCCCTTGATCTGTTCAGCTTCACCCTGATCAGCCTTCCGGTCTGGCTGGCAGGGGCCATTTATCTGGTGTTGGCTCCAAGGGTGCTGCTGCCGGACCGAGGTGCCAGCACGGATGACCTCGGTGGCAGCCCCAAGACCAGCAGCTACTGCACGGAAGTGCGCATCCCACCCGAGTCGGAGCTGGTGGGCAGCTCTCTGCTGAACAGTCGATTGCAACGTCGTTTCGACGTTGACGTGCTGGAACTACAGCGCGGTGGAGAGCGACTCCTGCCACCCCTGGCGGACCGTCGTCTTGAGGCCGGCGATCATCTGCTCTTAAGGGTCACCCGCCTTGATCTGCTGCGGCTCCAGCAGGATCACACGGTTCAGCTCACAACCCAGGGGCAGAACGCTGGTTTCAGCCAGAACACCGAAGAGGCCAGTGGACAAAAAACCGTGGAGGTTTTGTTGCCTGCTGGCTCCACCCTGGCCGGTGCCAGTTTGCGGGAACTACGGTTCCGGCAGCGCCACAACGCCACTGTTCTCGCCCTGCGCCGCGGCCAGGAGACCGTTCAAGAACGCCTGGGGCAAGTCATCCTGCGGGAAGGCGATGTGCTGCTGCTGCAGGCACCGATCGACTCCATCCGGGGCCTGCAGGCGAGCAATGACCTGTTGGTCCTGGATCGACTGGAAGATGACCTCCCCACTGTGCGACGCAAGCCCGTGGCGGTCAGCATCGCCCTAGCGATGCTCCTGCTACCAAGTCTGACCCCGATCCCCCTGGTGGCCGCTGTGCTGTTGGCCATGGTGAGCGTGGTCGCCACCGGCTGCCTGCGCCTTGGAGAACTGCAGCGCTCGATCCGGCTGGACGTGATTCTGCTGCTGGGATCCCTCACCAGTTTCAGCGTTGCCATGCAAAGCACGGGTCTGGCCGATGCCCTAGCCCTGGTGCTCCAGCAGGGGCTGGCGGGCTGGCCGAGCTATTCCGCACTGATGGTGATCTTCATCGGCACAACGCTGTTAACCCAGGTGATGAGCAATGCCGCCTCGGTGGCCCTATTGGCGCCTGTGGCGGTGCAACTGGCTCCTTCCCTTCAGCTCTCTCCCACGGCACTGCTGATCACGGTGCTGTTTGGAGCCAGTCAGTCCTTTCTTACCCCTGTTGGCTATCAGACCAATTTGATGGTGTTCGGTCCAGGCCGTTATCGCTTTCTGGATGTCACACGGTATGGACTTGGCCTAACCGTGATCATGACCATTCTGGTGCCGGCCTTGATCCTCTGGCATTACGGCGGATCCTGA